A single region of the Mercenaria mercenaria strain notata chromosome 6, MADL_Memer_1, whole genome shotgun sequence genome encodes:
- the LOC128546095 gene encoding uncharacterized protein LOC128546095 encodes MSHQTELEKKKYRNWVRGGLAYKYLKEGIKGFADDVVGEEHRRINQDVISGRTCNECSIRNLRPLHTCQKDHASRYKCPWGQNNCNCTCTTKKKRCPNKVCDAVMEEILKNHGSAPPTPNWKNIDIQKWCSDPWEMAKCFINAPGYADKSTADDIDIAGLLHVFINNIGHKTHLSDKINNGNIFLKTLQRRNELFHSPTMELEDLMLDKCIDDILAILEDEKELKARHDSQEAVLKLKQLKQENFIITTYNEVDVCRDALTSITNEKEELKQTIQDAKDDIAMKQSEATEAIGEETKKVLRAALGESDNQNETLYERVGRLESDHLVTKQRLTTLEGRADKLETIRQNHQKQLDYVEGKQALQNGLVKLYQQHYVKTSTSPLKSRENDISINEVYVSPQMAVKEQTTSNDGEDRKVQMRTPERKYIHGYHEIFRTKGQKHKAVYIVGDAGTGKSSFCKMMIQNWCTAFTDNSVNIVTGSKRDNSMESGTGATYEVIYTRDKELSSEYSCPSTSDTSDSEWSTVSTSESESDDDSQYSGDQTSNADDGDINEIRHFDFLFFVPLQNMSGLSDITEMIKAIVTDAGLASTDMIDGILEQESERCLIVADGLDEWTIPKDKYRLSHVSYGLPKRDRAKHATVITLSRPSAKGILNMKSSEYDKKVEFLGINIRSVKCFIEKYLSKSNNKGISSRPLMKKIKSAKLKHLEKTPLLLQQLVWLYCNGNEIGKSISDTNSHIINVMLGWTQNKEEEETTDEDQIGDTNEDKDEELPGMLHRFDRCEANKRFLLPLARVAFEAMTSKTGSNTFGRNHLRKRAVSNNCITTVIKLGLLVEENCFDPTKENTRLAFIHTSYLEFFAALHVSGQYNKDQRSVKRKTVLEELFRNCESTADILHLSNVFKMICGLSPYIVSDLSKMISDIVSGDENMITYRNFLSMNLRERSSEELEQVQRLMFDCLFEGDSDDKPMISLCDVIIDRNTEKSFLQRIIPENVLSLHADCWVFDVPAEMVLLSSFIQKAPLRCLSLCGVDLIQCEDHAIDLSMHDCCQVIMFTPSTNSNAEDLEILQLNSSDTLDIDLLLNSSMTEVQFETHSSYNFTYNKQVDSVVHTLRQLRKLRLEKVKIYTNALTVTPEMRNLEYIELWSVRMSLETWRTFIDSLLTLQQSVTVRLFSLFGIKDDEKFDYVRQNKMFEVTEENTWYFKFRTKK; translated from the exons ATGAGTCATCAAACAGAGTTGGAGAAAAAGAAATACAGAAACTGGGTGAGAGGTGGACTGGCGTATAAATACCTTAAAGAAGGTATAAAAGGATTTGCTGATGACGTGGTTGGAGAAGAACACAGGAGAATTAATCAGGATGTCATATCTGGACGCACCTGTAACGAGTGCAGCATTAGAAACCTGCGACCACTGCATACCTGTCAAAAGGATCATGCCAGCAGATACAAATGTCCTTGGGGTCAGAACAACTGTAACTGTACGTGTACTACAAAGAAAAAACGATGTCCTAATAAAGTATGCGACGCTGTTATGGAAGAAATTCTAAAAAATCACGGATCGGCACCGCCTACACCAAACTGGAAAAATATAGATATACAGAAGTGGTGTTCGGATCCTTGGGAGATGGCCAAATGTTTCATCAACGCGCCGGGTTATGCAGACAAGTCTACAGCAGACGATATTGACATTGCAGGGTTACTTCATGTTTTCATCAACAATATCGGTCACAAAACACACTTGTCCGACAAGATAAACAATGGCAATATATTTCTAAAG ACTCTACAAAGAAGAAATGAATTATTCCATTCGCCGACCATGGAATTGGAAGACTTAATGTTGGATAAATGTATAGATGACATCCTAGCAATTCTTGAGGATGAAAAAGAATTGAAAGCAAGGCATGATTCCCAAGAAGCAGTCTTAAAACTCAAACAG TTGAAGCAAGAGAACTTTATCATTACCACATACAACGAGGTCGATGTTTGCAGAGATGCTCTAACATCCATTACCAACGAAAAAGAAGAATTGAAACAAACGATTCAAGATGCTAAAGACGACATTGCTATGAAACAATCAGAAGCTACTGAAGCAATAGGTGAGGAGACAAAGAAAGTTCTGCGTGCCGCTTTGGGAGAATCAGACAATCAGAATGAGACACTATATGAAAGAGTTGGGCGGCTTGAATCAGATCATTTGGTTACAAAACAG CGGCTTACAACACTGGAGGGTAGAGCAGACAAACTGGAAACAATACGTCAAAATCACCAGAAACAGTTAGACTATGTGGAAGGAAAACAAG CACTTCAGAATGGCTTGGTGAAATTATATCAGCAGCATTATGTAAAAACATCTACTTCACCTTTGAAGTCCAGAGAGAATGACATAAGCATAAATGAGGTTTATGTTTCACCACAAATGGCAGTCAAAGAACAAACAACATCAAATGATGGAGAAGACAGAAAAGTACAAATGCGCACGcctgaaagaaaatatatacatggaTATCATGAAATATTTCGAACAAAGGGACAAAAACATAAAGCTGTTTATATAGTGGGTGATGCTGGAACTGGGAAAAGTTCTTTCTGTAAAATGATGATTCAGAACTGGTGCACTGCTTTTACAGATAATTCAGTCAATATTGTTACTGGCAGTAAGCGTGACAATTCTATGGAGTCTGGTACTGGAGCTACTTATGAAGTTATATATACACGTGACAAGGAATTATCGTCTGAATATTCATGTCCGTCCACGTCAGACACAAGTGACAGTGAATGGTCGACTGTATCTACGTCAGAATCTGAATCAGATGATGACTCTCAATACAGTGGTGatcaaacttcaaatgctgacGATGGAGATATCAATGAGATtagacattttgattttcttttcttcGTACCCTTGCAGAATATGTCTGGACTAAGCGATATAACTGAAATGATCAAAGCGATTGTTACAGACGCCGGTCTGGCGTCAACTGACATGATAGACGGAATACTTGAGCAAGAATCGGAACGTTGTCTTATCGTTGCAGACGGACTGGATGAATGGACTATTCCAAAAGATAAATATCGTTTATCACATGTCAGTTATGGTTTGCCAAAAAGAGACAGAGCAAAACATGCAACGGTCATTACACTTTCTAGACCGTCAGCTAAAGGAATACTCAACATGAAGTCTTCGGAATATGATAAAAAAGTGGAATTCTTAGGAATTAATATTAGATCAgtcaaatgttttattgaaaaatacctgTCAAAGTCTAACAATAAAGGTATATCTTCAAGACCATTAATGAAGAAAATCAAATCGGCGAAACTTAAACATCTGGAGAAAACCCCCCTACTCTTGCAACAGTTGGTATGGTTGTATTGCAACGGAAATGAAATTGGAAAGTCTATCAGTGATACAAACAGTCATATCATTAATGTTATGCTTGGATGGACACAGAACAAAGAAGAGGAAGAAACCACGGATGAAGACCAAATTGGCGATACAAATGAAGATAAAGATGAGGAGCTCCCCGGAATGTTACATAGATTTGACAGATGTGAGGCAAACAAAAGGTTTCTACTTCCGTTAGCTAGAGTTGCATTTGAAGCCATGACTTCAAAAACGGGGTCAAACACTTTCGGCCGAAATCATCTCCGAAAGAGAGCAGTGTCAAATAATTGTATAACTACAGTCATTAAGTTAGGTCTTCTGGTAGAAGAGAATTGCTTTGATCCGACAAAAGAGAACACCAGGCTTGCATTCATCCACACTTCGTATCTTGAGTTTTTCGCTGCTCTACATGTGTCTGGCCAGTATAACAAAGATCAGCGTTCAGTAAAACGAAAGACTGTTTTGGAAGAACTATTTCGAAATTGTGAATCAACTGCTGACATACTACATTTATCAAACGTTTTTAAAATGATATGTGGATTATCTCCATACATAGTATCAGACCTGTCAAAGATGATATCAGATATTGTATCTggagatgaaaatatgataacatATAGAAACTTCCTTTCAATGAATTTGCGGGAGAGATCAAGCGAGGAGCTTGAACAGGTTCAGCGTCTTATGTTCGACTGTCTGTTCGAGGGAGATTCAGATGATAAACCAATGATCAGTCTGTGTGATGTTATCATAGACCGCAACACAGAGAAGTCCTTTCTCCAGAGAATAATACCGGAGAATGTGTTATCCCTTCATGCTGATTGTTGGGTCTTTGATGTACCGGCTGAGATGGTATTGTtatcctcatttatacaaaaagcACCTTTAAGATGTCTTTCATTGTGTGGTGTAGATTTGATCCAGTGCGAAGATCATGCCATTGATCTTTCTATGCATGACTGTTGCCAAGTGATAATGTTTACACCAAGCACTAACAGTAACGCTGAAGATCTTGAAATATTACAGTTGAACTCATCCGATACATTGGATATCGATCTTCTGTTAAACAGCAGTATGACAGAAGTTCAATTTGAAACTCATTCGTCATATAACTTTACATACAACAAACAAGTAGATTCTGTGGTACATACCTTACGTCAGTTACGGAAACTCAGATTAGAGAAGGTAAAAATTTACACCAATGCCCTCACTGTTACACCCGAGATGAGAAACCTTGAATACATTGAACTATGGTCAGTCAGAATGAGTCTGGAAACATGGCGTACATTCATTGATAGTCTCCTTACTCTTCAACAATCTGTAACTGTACgccttttttctttatttggtaTAAAAGACGATGAAAAATTTGACTATGTAAGacagaataaaatgtttgaaGTGACAGAAGAAAATACATGGTATTTCAAATTTAGGACAAAGAAATAA